A single region of the Phyllostomus discolor isolate MPI-MPIP mPhyDis1 chromosome 14, mPhyDis1.pri.v3, whole genome shotgun sequence genome encodes:
- the SEC22B gene encoding vesicle-trafficking protein SEC22b has protein sequence MLLLTMIARVADGLPLAASIQEDEQSVRDLQKYQSQAKQLFRKLNEQSPTRCTLEAGTMTFHYIIEQGVCYLVLCEATFPKKLAFAYLEDLHSEFDEQYGKKVPTVSRPYCFIEFETYIQKTKKLYIDSRARRNLGSINTELQDVQRLMVANIEEVLQRGEALSALDSKANNLSSLSKKYRQDAKYLNMRSTYAKLAAVAVFFIMLIVYVRFWWL, from the exons ATGTTATTGCTCACAATGATTGCCCGAGTGGCGGACGGGCTTCCGCTGGCCGCCTCGATACAGGAGGACGAACAG TCTGTCCGAGATCTTCAAAAGTACCAGAGTCAGGCTAAGCAGCTCTTTCGAAAGTTGAATGAGCAGTCCCCAACCAGATGCACCTTGGAAGCCGGCACCATGACTTTTCA CTACATTATTGAGCAAGGGGTGTGTTATCTGGTTTTGTGTGAGGCTACCTTCCCTAAGAAGCTGGCTTTTGCCTACCTAGAAGATTTACACTCAGAGTTTGATGAACAGTATGGGAAGAAGGTGCCCACTGTGTCCAGACCCTATTGCTTTATCGAGTTCG AGACCTACATTCAGAAAACCAAGAAGCTGTACATCGACAGCCGTGCTCGGAGAAACCTAGGCTCCATCAACACTGAATTGCAAGACGTGCAGAGGCTTATGGTGGCCAATATTGAAGAAGTGTTACAACGAGGAGAAGCACTCTCAG CATTGGATTCAAAGGCTAACAATTTGTCCAGTCTGTCCAAGAAATACCGCCAGGATGCGAAGTACTTGAACATGCGGTCCACATATGCCAAACTTGCAGCAGTAGCTGTGTTTTTCATCATGTTAATAGTGTATGTGCGATTCTGGTGGCTGTGA